The following proteins are encoded in a genomic region of Stutzerimonas balearica DSM 6083:
- the panC gene encoding pantoate--beta-alanine ligase, with product MNIVKTVADLRAAVARARGEGKRIGFVPTMGNLHAGHIALIKKAGQRADFVVASIFVNPLQFGPNEDLASYPRTLAADQEKLVNAGCHLLFAPSVEEMYPHDQADQTLVRVPGVSEGLCGASRPGHFDGVSTVVTKLFNMVQPDLAVFGQKDFQQLAVIRTMVRDLNMPVQIISEPIVRADDGLALSSRNGYLTTEERTIAPQLYRTLCELRDAIAGGERDYSALVERGLNRLRQAGLRPDYLELRNAVDLQPADQHSREVAILVAAFLGRTRLLDNILVETGTTAH from the coding sequence ATGAACATCGTCAAGACCGTCGCCGATCTGCGTGCCGCCGTGGCGCGTGCCCGCGGCGAGGGCAAGCGTATCGGCTTCGTGCCGACCATGGGCAACCTGCATGCCGGGCATATCGCCCTGATCAAGAAGGCCGGCCAACGCGCCGACTTCGTCGTCGCCAGCATTTTCGTCAATCCGCTGCAGTTCGGTCCCAACGAGGATCTGGCCAGCTATCCGCGGACACTGGCCGCCGACCAGGAAAAACTGGTCAACGCCGGTTGCCACCTGTTGTTCGCCCCCAGTGTCGAGGAAATGTACCCCCACGATCAGGCAGACCAGACGCTGGTGCGCGTGCCCGGTGTGTCCGAGGGGCTGTGCGGGGCCAGTCGGCCTGGGCATTTCGATGGCGTATCGACGGTGGTGACCAAGCTGTTCAACATGGTGCAGCCCGACCTGGCCGTGTTCGGCCAAAAGGACTTCCAGCAGCTGGCAGTGATCCGCACCATGGTGCGCGACCTGAACATGCCGGTGCAGATCATCTCCGAACCGATCGTGCGCGCCGACGACGGCTTGGCGCTGTCCTCGCGTAACGGCTACCTGACCACGGAAGAGCGGACCATCGCCCCGCAACTGTATCGCACATTGTGCGAACTGCGCGATGCGATTGCCGGTGGCGAGCGCGACTATTCGGCGCTGGTCGAGCGCGGCCTGAACCGCCTGCGCCAGGCAGGGCTACGTCCGGACTATCTGGAGCTGCGCAACGCCGTCGATCTGCAGCCGGCCGATCAGCACTCGCGCGAGGTCGCCATCCTCGTAGCAGCGTTTCTCGGCAGGACACGCCTGCTCGACAACATCCTGGTGGAAACCGGCACGACCGCCCACTGA
- the panB gene encoding 3-methyl-2-oxobutanoate hydroxymethyltransferase, protein MPDVTLTTLQGLKQKGEKIVMLTCYDATFARTACDAGVEMLLIGDSLGMVLQGHDSTLPVSVADMAYHTASVKRGNRGAMIVADLPFMANATLEQTLNNSAMLMQAGAHMIKLEGAGWLAESIGQLAERGIPVCAHMGLTPQAVNLFGGYKVQGRGEAQAEKMLADARALEAAGAAMLLLECVPSELAARITEAVRIPVIGIGAGSATDGQVLVLHDMLGLSLSGRVPKFVKNFMQAQNSIPAAIAAYVRAVKAVEFPAAEHEFSA, encoded by the coding sequence ATGCCAGACGTAACCCTGACCACACTGCAAGGGCTCAAGCAGAAGGGCGAGAAGATCGTCATGCTGACCTGCTACGACGCCACCTTTGCCCGCACGGCATGCGATGCGGGGGTGGAGATGCTGCTGATCGGCGACTCGCTCGGCATGGTCCTGCAAGGTCACGACAGCACGCTGCCGGTGAGTGTTGCCGACATGGCCTATCACACAGCCAGCGTCAAACGCGGTAACCGCGGCGCCATGATCGTCGCCGACCTGCCGTTCATGGCCAATGCCACGCTCGAGCAGACGCTGAACAATTCCGCGATGCTGATGCAGGCCGGAGCGCACATGATCAAGCTCGAAGGTGCCGGTTGGCTGGCCGAATCGATCGGCCAGCTGGCTGAGCGCGGCATCCCCGTCTGCGCGCACATGGGCCTGACGCCACAGGCGGTCAACCTGTTCGGCGGTTACAAGGTGCAGGGCCGGGGCGAGGCGCAGGCCGAGAAGATGCTCGCCGATGCCCGTGCCCTGGAGGCTGCCGGTGCGGCCATGCTGCTGCTCGAATGCGTGCCCAGCGAGCTGGCGGCCCGCATCACCGAAGCGGTTCGCATCCCGGTGATCGGCATTGGCGCCGGCAGCGCCACCGATGGGCAGGTTCTGGTGCTGCATGACATGCTCGGCCTTTCGCTCAGCGGTCGGGTACCGAAGTTCGTGAAGAACTTCATGCAGGCACAGAACAGCATTCCGGCCGCCATTGCCGCCTATGTCCGCGCCGTGAAAGCGGTCGAGTTCCCTGCAGCCGAACACGAGTTTTCCGCATGA
- the folK gene encoding 2-amino-4-hydroxy-6-hydroxymethyldihydropteridine diphosphokinase, whose protein sequence is MERAYIGLGSNLAEPEQQLRDAIAALAGIVNTELMAVSSFYASDPLGPSDQPRYVNAVAALDTGLAPLQLLDALQAIELAQGRQRKAERWGPRTLDLDILLFGNRSLSEPRLTVPHYHMHARPFVLYPLAELVPTGFRLPDGRTLDELIAACPFTGLERLATDL, encoded by the coding sequence ATGGAGCGCGCCTATATCGGGCTGGGCAGCAATCTGGCGGAACCCGAGCAGCAGCTCCGCGATGCGATCGCCGCGCTCGCCGGCATCGTGAATACCGAGCTGATGGCGGTCTCCTCGTTCTATGCCAGCGATCCACTCGGGCCAAGTGACCAGCCGCGCTATGTGAATGCGGTCGCCGCACTGGATACCGGGCTTGCGCCGCTGCAACTGCTCGATGCACTGCAGGCGATCGAACTCGCCCAGGGGCGTCAACGCAAGGCCGAGCGCTGGGGCCCGCGCACCCTTGACCTGGATATCCTGCTGTTCGGCAATCGATCGCTGAGCGAGCCGCGACTGACCGTGCCGCATTACCACATGCACGCGCGTCCCTTCGTGCTATATCCGTTGGCCGAGCTCGTGCCCACCGGCTTTCGCCTTCCGGACGGCCGTACGCTGGACGAGCTGATCGCCGCGTGCCCCTTCACCGGACTGGAACGCTTGGCGACCGATCTGTAA
- a CDS encoding polynucleotide adenylyltransferase PcnB, whose product MLKKLFQSFRFPLRRVPHARRSPEILTSRQHSLHRNEISRYAVNVVERLQQAGYEAYVVGGCVRDLLLKLDPKDYDVATSATPEQVRAEFRNARVIGRRFKLVHVHFGREIIEVATFRAHHPHEDEEQDQHQAARNESGRILRDNVYGTLEDDAQRRDFTINALYYDPSTERILDHTHGVHDIRNRLVRLIGDPEQRYQEDPVRMLRAVRFAAKLDFEIERHSAEPIHDLAELLEDIPAARLFEEVLKLFMGGRAEQTFDLLQEYGLFAPLFPATAVALERNPDYAETLIRNALANTDLRIQQGKPVTPAFLFAALLWPALPARVLELQDRGMPPIPAMQEAAHDIIWEQCQRTAIPKRFTIPMREIWDMQERLPRRQGRRADQLLENPRFRAGYDFLLLRESAGEQTHGLGEWWTRYQDVDDSERRHMIRELSSRDEGGAPRKRRRSGGGRRRRGSGSPAAAD is encoded by the coding sequence ATGCTGAAAAAGCTGTTCCAGTCATTTCGCTTTCCCCTGCGCCGCGTCCCGCACGCCCGACGCTCTCCCGAAATACTGACCAGCCGGCAACACTCGCTGCATCGAAACGAAATCAGCCGGTACGCCGTCAATGTCGTCGAGCGCCTTCAACAGGCCGGCTACGAGGCCTACGTCGTCGGCGGTTGTGTCCGCGACCTGCTGCTCAAGCTCGACCCCAAGGACTACGACGTCGCCACCAGCGCCACGCCGGAGCAGGTGCGCGCCGAATTTCGCAACGCGCGGGTAATCGGCCGCCGCTTCAAACTCGTCCACGTGCACTTTGGCCGCGAGATCATCGAGGTGGCTACGTTCCGCGCCCACCACCCGCATGAGGACGAGGAGCAGGACCAACACCAGGCCGCTCGCAACGAAAGCGGGCGCATTCTGCGCGACAACGTCTACGGCACGCTGGAAGACGACGCCCAGCGGCGCGACTTCACGATCAATGCCCTGTACTACGATCCAAGCACCGAGCGCATCCTTGATCACACCCACGGCGTGCATGACATCCGCAATCGTCTGGTGCGGCTGATCGGCGATCCCGAGCAGCGTTACCAGGAAGACCCCGTACGCATGCTGCGTGCCGTACGCTTCGCCGCCAAGCTCGACTTCGAGATCGAACGGCACAGTGCCGAACCCATTCACGACCTCGCCGAGCTGCTGGAAGACATCCCGGCGGCACGACTGTTCGAAGAGGTCCTCAAGCTGTTCATGGGCGGTCGTGCCGAGCAGACCTTCGACCTGCTGCAGGAATATGGGCTCTTCGCACCGCTGTTCCCGGCAACCGCCGTGGCGCTCGAGCGCAACCCCGACTATGCCGAGACGTTGATCCGCAACGCCCTGGCCAATACCGATCTGCGCATCCAGCAGGGCAAACCGGTCACACCGGCGTTCCTGTTCGCTGCGCTGCTCTGGCCCGCCCTGCCGGCACGCGTGCTCGAGCTGCAGGATCGCGGCATGCCACCGATCCCCGCCATGCAAGAGGCGGCGCACGACATCATCTGGGAACAGTGTCAGCGCACTGCGATTCCCAAGCGCTTCACCATCCCGATGCGCGAGATCTGGGATATGCAGGAACGCCTGCCGCGCCGGCAGGGCCGCCGCGCGGATCAGCTGCTGGAGAATCCGCGCTTCCGCGCCGGCTATGATTTCCTGCTGCTGCGCGAGAGCGCTGGCGAACAGACCCACGGCCTTGGCGAATGGTGGACGCGCTATCAGGACGTCGACGACAGCGAGCGCCGCCACATGATTCGCGAGCTCAGCAGCCGCGACGAAGGCGGCGCCCCGCGCAAACGCCGCCGCAGCGGTGGGGGGCGTCGCCGTCGCGGCAGTGGCTCGCCGGCCGCGGCCGACTGA
- a CDS encoding sigma-54-dependent transcriptional regulator: MSHILIVEDETIIRSALRRLLERNQYEVSEAGSVQEAQERYSIPAFDLIVSDLRLPGAPGTELIRLAEGTPVLIMTSYASLRSAVDSMKLGAVDYIAKPFDHDEMLQTVARILSDRQQLASQPAIAREAPPSTAASSNQASDIGIIGHCAPMLDLFGKIRKVAPTDSNVLIQGESGTGKELVARALHNLSRRAKAPMISVNCAAIPETLIESELFGHEKGAFTGASAGRAGLVEAADGGTLFLDEIGELPLEAQARLLRVLQEGEIRRVGSVHSQKVDVRLIAATHRDLKTLAKTGQFREDLYYRLHVIALRLPPLRERGHDVLEIARAFLDRQCERMGTEPMHFSREAEQAIRRYSWPGNVRELENAIERAAILSEGPEISAELLGLDIELDDIDDDFEPNCGPLAASASNEPTEDLSLEDYFQHFVLEHQDHMTETELARKLGISRKCLWERRQRLGIPRRKSGATG, encoded by the coding sequence ATGTCACACATACTGATCGTCGAAGACGAAACCATCATCCGCTCCGCCCTGCGACGCCTGCTCGAACGCAATCAGTACGAGGTCAGCGAAGCCGGTTCGGTGCAGGAGGCGCAGGAGCGCTACAGCATCCCCGCCTTTGATCTGATCGTCAGCGACCTGCGGTTGCCCGGAGCGCCGGGCACCGAGCTGATCAGACTCGCCGAGGGCACCCCGGTGCTGATCATGACTAGCTACGCCAGCCTGCGCTCGGCGGTGGACTCGATGAAGCTAGGAGCGGTCGACTACATCGCCAAGCCGTTCGACCACGACGAGATGCTGCAGACCGTGGCGCGTATCCTCAGCGACCGTCAGCAGCTTGCCAGCCAGCCTGCCATCGCGCGCGAGGCCCCGCCTTCGACCGCCGCCAGCAGCAACCAGGCGAGCGATATCGGCATCATCGGCCACTGCGCGCCAATGCTCGACCTGTTCGGCAAGATTCGCAAAGTCGCCCCGACCGATTCCAACGTGCTGATCCAGGGCGAATCGGGCACCGGCAAGGAGCTGGTCGCCCGCGCGCTGCACAACCTCTCACGCCGCGCCAAGGCGCCGATGATCTCGGTCAACTGCGCGGCAATTCCGGAAACCCTCATCGAATCCGAGCTGTTCGGCCATGAAAAAGGCGCCTTCACCGGCGCCAGTGCCGGGCGCGCCGGACTCGTCGAAGCGGCCGACGGCGGCACGCTGTTCCTCGACGAGATCGGCGAGCTGCCGCTCGAAGCCCAGGCACGCCTGTTGCGGGTGCTTCAGGAAGGCGAGATCCGTCGTGTCGGCTCGGTGCACTCGCAGAAGGTCGACGTGCGACTGATCGCCGCCACCCACCGCGACCTCAAGACCCTGGCCAAGACCGGGCAGTTTCGCGAGGACCTCTATTACCGTCTGCACGTCATCGCGCTGCGCTTGCCGCCGCTGCGCGAACGCGGCCACGACGTACTGGAGATCGCCCGCGCCTTTCTCGATCGCCAGTGCGAGCGCATGGGCACCGAGCCAATGCACTTCTCGCGCGAGGCCGAGCAGGCGATCCGACGCTATTCCTGGCCGGGCAACGTGCGTGAACTCGAAAATGCCATCGAGCGAGCCGCGATTCTCAGCGAAGGGCCGGAAATCAGCGCCGAGCTGCTGGGGCTGGATATCGAGCTCGACGACATCGACGATGACTTCGAGCCGAACTGCGGACCTCTCGCCGCAAGCGCCTCCAACGAGCCCACCGAAGATCTGTCGCTCGAGGACTACTTCCAGCACTTCGTCCTTGAGCACCAGGACCACATGACCGAAACCGAGCTGGCCCGCAAGCTCGGCATCAGCCGCAAATGCCTGTGGGAGCGCCGCCAGCGCCTGGGGATACCGCGACGCAAGTCGGGCGCTACCGGCTAG
- a CDS encoding sensor histidine kinase produces the protein MPTNFSLSHLVLISAAYLLALFGVAWFSERGLIPRAIIRHPLTYTLSLGVYASAWAFYGTVGLAYQYGYGFLATYLGVCGAFLLAPVLLYPILRITRTYQLASLADLFAFRFRSTWAGALTTIVMLVGMLPLLALQIQAVADAIGILTLEPMQERVALGYCALIMLFTVLFGARHIAAREKHEGLVFAIAFESVVKLATFGAIGLYALYVVFGGPHQLELWLLQNQSALQALHTPLQEGPWRTLLLVFFASAIVMPHMFHMTFAENINPRALVSASWGLPLYLLLMSLAVPLILWAGLKLGVSTNPEYFTLGLGIAAGNEALALLAFLGGLSASSGLIIVSTLALSGMALNHLVLPLYQPSSEGNIYRWLKWTRRSLILAIILAGYGFYLLLGAEQDLSNLGIVAFVATLQFLPGVLSVLYWPTANRRGYIAGLVAGIGVWLTTMLLPLVGNLDGFYIPLLNMVYVLDDTSWHLAAIASLAVNVLAFTLVSLFTDSSPEEQSAAEACAVENLRRPQRRELLAASPQEFATQLAKPLGAKIAQREVEQALRDLKMPFDEHRPYALRRLRDRIEANLSGLMGPSVAQDIVENFLPYKHGTEGYVTEDIHFIESRLEDYHSRLTGLAAELDALRRYHRQTLQELPMGVCSLAKDQEILMWNRALEELTGIRALQVVGSRLPTIAEPWRSLLVDFIAQADEHLHKKRLSLDGTRRCLNLHKAAIAEPLAPGNSGLVLLVEDLTETQELEDRLVHSERLASIGRLAAGVAHEIGNPITGIACLAQNLREEREGDGEIIEISSQIIEQTKRVSRIVQSLMSFAHAGGRQQSLYPVSLRDITQEAIALLSLNRQRTEVRFVNQCHAEHLAEGDAQRLAQVVINLLSNARDASSPGGTIRISSEQSEQTVYLIVEDEGSGIPKAIQDRLFEPFFTTKDPGEGTGLGLALVYSIVEEHYGQIDIDSPADPVTQRGTRFRITLPRHVEASHAAS, from the coding sequence ATGCCGACGAACTTTAGCCTGAGCCACCTGGTACTGATCAGTGCCGCCTACCTGCTGGCGTTGTTCGGCGTCGCCTGGTTCAGCGAACGTGGGCTGATCCCGCGGGCGATCATTCGCCATCCGCTGACCTATACGCTGTCACTCGGCGTCTATGCCAGCGCCTGGGCCTTCTACGGCACGGTCGGGCTGGCCTATCAGTACGGCTATGGCTTTCTCGCCACCTACCTGGGCGTGTGCGGTGCCTTCCTGCTGGCACCCGTGCTGCTCTACCCGATCCTGCGTATCACGCGCACCTATCAGCTCGCCTCGCTGGCCGACCTGTTCGCCTTTCGCTTTCGCAGCACCTGGGCCGGCGCGCTCACCACGATCGTCATGCTGGTCGGCATGCTGCCGTTGCTCGCCCTGCAGATCCAGGCGGTGGCCGACGCGATCGGCATCCTGACCCTGGAGCCGATGCAGGAGCGCGTCGCGCTCGGCTACTGCGCACTGATCATGCTGTTCACCGTGCTCTTCGGTGCACGCCATATTGCCGCCCGGGAGAAACACGAAGGTCTGGTCTTCGCCATCGCCTTCGAGTCGGTGGTCAAGCTGGCAACCTTTGGCGCGATCGGCCTGTATGCGCTCTATGTGGTATTCGGCGGCCCGCACCAGCTGGAGCTCTGGTTGCTGCAGAACCAGTCGGCGCTGCAGGCGTTGCATACGCCCCTGCAGGAAGGGCCCTGGCGCACACTGCTGCTGGTATTTTTCGCCTCGGCGATCGTCATGCCGCACATGTTTCACATGACCTTTGCCGAAAACATCAACCCGCGTGCGCTGGTCAGCGCCAGTTGGGGGCTGCCGCTGTATCTGCTGTTGATGAGCCTGGCAGTACCGCTGATCCTCTGGGCCGGGCTCAAGCTCGGGGTAAGCACCAACCCGGAATACTTCACGCTTGGTCTCGGCATTGCCGCCGGCAACGAAGCGCTGGCACTGCTCGCCTTTCTCGGCGGCCTGTCGGCTTCCAGCGGGCTGATCATCGTCAGCACCCTGGCCCTGTCGGGAATGGCACTCAACCACCTGGTCCTGCCGCTCTACCAGCCGTCCTCGGAAGGCAACATCTACCGCTGGCTGAAGTGGACGCGGCGCAGCCTGATCCTGGCGATCATCCTGGCCGGCTACGGCTTCTACCTGCTGCTCGGCGCCGAGCAGGACCTGTCGAACCTGGGGATCGTCGCCTTTGTCGCGACCCTGCAGTTCCTTCCTGGCGTGCTCTCGGTGCTCTACTGGCCGACCGCCAATCGGCGCGGCTACATCGCCGGGCTGGTGGCGGGAATCGGCGTCTGGCTGACCACCATGCTGCTGCCGCTGGTCGGCAACCTGGATGGCTTCTACATCCCCTTGCTGAACATGGTCTACGTGCTGGACGACACCAGCTGGCACCTGGCGGCAATTGCCTCGCTGGCAGTGAATGTCCTGGCCTTCACCCTGGTTTCGCTGTTCACCGACAGCAGCCCGGAGGAGCAGAGCGCGGCCGAGGCCTGCGCCGTGGAAAATCTGCGGCGACCGCAGCGCCGCGAACTGCTGGCCGCCTCACCCCAGGAGTTCGCCACCCAGCTGGCCAAACCGCTGGGCGCCAAGATCGCCCAGCGCGAGGTCGAACAGGCCCTGCGCGACCTGAAGATGCCCTTCGACGAGCACCGCCCCTACGCCCTGCGCCGGCTGCGCGATCGCATCGAAGCCAACCTGTCGGGCTTGATGGGCCCTAGCGTCGCGCAGGACATCGTCGAAAATTTCCTGCCCTACAAACATGGCACAGAGGGCTACGTCACCGAGGACATCCACTTCATCGAGAGCCGCCTGGAGGATTACCACTCGCGCCTGACCGGCCTGGCCGCCGAGCTCGACGCCCTGCGCCGCTACCACCGGCAGACCCTGCAGGAGCTGCCGATGGGGGTCTGCTCGCTGGCCAAGGATCAGGAAATCCTGATGTGGAACCGTGCCCTGGAAGAGCTGACCGGCATTCGCGCGCTGCAGGTCGTGGGCTCGCGGCTGCCCACCATCGCCGAACCCTGGCGCAGCCTGCTGGTGGATTTCATCGCCCAGGCCGACGAGCATCTGCACAAGAAGCGCCTGTCGCTCGATGGCACCCGGCGTTGCCTGAACCTGCACAAGGCGGCCATCGCCGAACCACTGGCGCCCGGCAACAGCGGCCTGGTCCTGCTGGTCGAAGACCTCACCGAGACCCAGGAGCTGGAGGATCGGCTGGTGCATTCCGAGCGCCTGGCCAGTATCGGCCGGCTCGCCGCCGGGGTCGCCCACGAGATCGGCAATCCGATCACCGGCATCGCCTGCCTGGCGCAGAATCTGCGCGAAGAGCGCGAGGGCGACGGGGAGATCATCGAGATCAGCAGCCAAATCATCGAGCAGACCAAGCGCGTCTCGCGGATCGTGCAGTCGTTGATGAGCTTCGCGCATGCCGGCGGCCGCCAGCAGAGCCTGTATCCGGTGAGCCTGCGCGACATCACCCAGGAAGCCATCGCCCTGCTCTCGCTCAACCGTCAACGCACCGAAGTCCGCTTCGTCAATCAGTGCCACGCCGAGCACCTGGCCGAGGGCGACGCCCAGCGCCTGGCCCAGGTGGTCATCAACCTGCTGTCCAACGCGCGGGACGCCTCGTCGCCAGGCGGCACGATCCGCATCAGCAGCGAGCAATCCGAGCAGACGGTCTACCTGATCGTCGAGGATGAGGGCAGCGGAATTCCCAAGGCCATCCAGGATCGGCTGTTCGAGCCATTCTTCACCACCAAGGACCCTGGAGAGGGCACCGGGCTGGGCCTCGCGCTGGTCTATTCGATCGTGGAAGAGCATTATGGCCAGATCGATATCGACAGCCCGGCTGACCCGGTAACGCAGCGCGGCACCCGTTTCCGCATCACCCTGCCGCGGCATGTCGAGGCATCACATGCCGCAAGTTGA
- the gluQRS gene encoding tRNA glutamyl-Q(34) synthetase GluQRS → MPARSTPTAAAERYVGRFAPTPSGLLHFGSLVAALASYLDARAVGGIWLLRMEDLDPPREMPGAQDAILHTLEAYGMQWDGPVLRQSERLPLYNAVIDDLLARGLAYPCNCSRKQLQAHAGVYPGFCRDANLPLQDAAIRLRVPAREYSFDDRVQGEFHQHLGREVGDFVIRRRDGLIAYQLAVVLDDGQQGVTDVVRGADLLDSTPRQLYLQELLGLTRPRYLHLPLIIQPDGHKLGKRYRSPPLQPHEAAPLLLRALRALGQQPDPALAQGTPEEVLRWATAHWDATRIPRCRTLAEAQLR, encoded by the coding sequence ATGCCCGCCCGTTCCACGCCCACTGCCGCAGCCGAACGCTATGTCGGGCGTTTCGCACCTACCCCCAGTGGCCTCCTGCACTTCGGCTCACTCGTAGCCGCGCTGGCCTCCTACCTGGATGCGCGTGCCGTCGGCGGCATCTGGCTGCTGCGCATGGAAGACCTGGATCCACCGCGCGAGATGCCCGGCGCGCAGGACGCCATCCTGCATACGCTCGAAGCCTACGGTATGCAGTGGGACGGGCCGGTTCTGCGCCAAAGCGAACGTCTCCCCCTCTACAACGCGGTCATCGACGACCTGCTTGCCCGCGGGCTGGCTTACCCTTGCAACTGTTCGCGCAAGCAGCTGCAAGCCCATGCCGGCGTTTACCCGGGCTTCTGTCGTGACGCCAACCTGCCGCTGCAGGACGCCGCCATCCGTCTTCGCGTACCAGCCCGCGAGTACAGCTTCGACGACCGCGTACAGGGTGAGTTTCACCAGCACCTGGGACGCGAGGTGGGCGATTTCGTCATTCGGCGGCGCGACGGCCTGATCGCCTACCAGCTCGCCGTGGTGCTCGATGACGGCCAGCAGGGCGTGACCGACGTGGTTCGCGGCGCCGACCTGCTCGACTCCACGCCACGCCAGCTCTACCTGCAGGAGCTGCTGGGCCTGACACGTCCGCGTTACCTGCATTTGCCGCTGATCATCCAGCCCGACGGCCACAAGCTGGGCAAGCGCTACCGCTCACCGCCGCTGCAGCCCCACGAGGCCGCGCCTCTGCTGTTGCGCGCATTGCGCGCGCTCGGCCAGCAGCCGGACCCGGCATTGGCGCAGGGCACGCCGGAGGAGGTGCTGCGCTGGGCGACAGCCCACTGGGATGCGACGCGCATTCCTCGCTGCCGCACGCTGGCCGAGGCCCAGCTGCGCTGA
- the dksA gene encoding RNA polymerase-binding protein DksA, protein MPITKATPTSSQLIRAFEPYKEAPGEEYMSDKMRAHFTGILNKWKQELMEEVDRTVHHMQDEAANFPDPADRASQEEEFSLELRARDRERKLIKKIDETLQLIEDNEYGWCESCGVEIGIRRLEARPTATLCIDCKTLAEIKEKQLGS, encoded by the coding sequence ATGCCCATTACCAAAGCGACACCGACTAGCAGTCAACTGATTCGCGCCTTCGAGCCGTACAAGGAAGCCCCCGGCGAGGAGTACATGAGCGACAAGATGCGCGCTCATTTCACCGGCATCCTGAACAAGTGGAAGCAGGAGCTGATGGAGGAAGTCGATCGCACCGTGCACCACATGCAGGATGAGGCCGCCAACTTCCCGGATCCGGCCGACCGCGCCAGCCAGGAAGAGGAATTCAGCCTGGAGCTGCGCGCCCGCGACCGCGAGCGCAAGCTGATCAAGAAGATCGACGAAACCCTGCAGCTGATCGAGGACAACGAGTACGGCTGGTGCGAGTCCTGTGGTGTCGAGATCGGTATCCGCCGCCTCGAAGCCCGTCCGACCGCCACGCTCTGCATCGACTGCAAGACGCTGGCCGAGATCAAGGAAAAGCAACTCGGTTCCTGA
- a CDS encoding pyridoxal phosphate-dependent aminotransferase: MTSSFSARSRAIEPFHVMALLDRANQLQVQGHDVIHLEIGEPDFTTAAPIVAAGQAALAAGHTRYTAARGLPQLREAIASFYGLRHGLTIDPERILVTPGGSGALLLASSLLVDPGKHWLLADPGYPCNRHFLRLVEGAAQLVPVGPESQYQLTPELVERHWDAASVGALVASPANPTGTVLDRAQLAALSAALRARGGHLVVDEIYHGLTYGMDAPSVLEVDDQAFVLNSFSKYFGMTGWRLGWLVAPPAAVPELEKLAQNLYISAPSMAQHAALACFEAPTLEILEARRAEFARRRDFLLPALRELGFVIAVEPQGAFYLYADIRAFGGDAYRFCQHMLETEFVAITPGLDFGRYQAGHHVRFAYTQALPVLEQAVARIARGLQSWRP, from the coding sequence ATGACCTCGTCTTTCAGCGCACGCAGCCGTGCGATCGAACCCTTTCATGTCATGGCGTTGTTGGACCGGGCCAATCAGCTGCAGGTTCAGGGCCATGACGTCATTCACCTGGAAATCGGCGAACCCGACTTCACCACGGCGGCGCCCATCGTCGCGGCGGGGCAGGCGGCACTCGCGGCCGGCCACACCCGCTACACCGCCGCGCGAGGCTTGCCGCAGCTGCGCGAGGCGATCGCTTCCTTTTATGGGCTGCGCCATGGTTTAACCATAGACCCCGAACGCATTCTTGTGACGCCCGGTGGCTCCGGTGCCCTGTTGCTGGCCAGCAGCCTGCTGGTCGATCCGGGCAAGCACTGGCTGCTGGCCGATCCCGGCTACCCGTGCAATCGGCATTTCCTGCGCCTGGTCGAAGGGGCCGCGCAGCTGGTGCCGGTCGGCCCGGAGAGCCAGTACCAGCTGACGCCCGAACTCGTCGAACGCCACTGGGACGCCGCCAGCGTCGGCGCGTTGGTGGCCTCGCCAGCCAATCCCACCGGCACGGTGCTGGATCGCGCACAGCTGGCGGCGCTTTCGGCTGCATTGCGCGCGCGCGGCGGCCACCTGGTGGTCGATGAGATCTATCACGGGCTGACCTACGGCATGGACGCGCCCAGTGTTCTGGAAGTCGACGACCAGGCCTTCGTACTCAACAGTTTCTCCAAGTACTTCGGCATGACTGGCTGGCGGCTGGGCTGGCTCGTCGCCCCGCCGGCCGCGGTGCCGGAGCTGGAGAAGCTGGCGCAGAACCTCTACATCAGTGCCCCGAGCATGGCCCAGCATGCGGCGCTGGCGTGTTTCGAGGCGCCGACGCTGGAAATCCTCGAGGCGCGTCGCGCCGAGTTCGCCAGGCGTCGTGACTTCCTGCTGCCGGCGCTGCGCGAGTTGGGCTTCGTGATAGCGGTGGAGCCGCAGGGCGCTTTCTATCTGTATGCCGATATCCGCGCCTTCGGCGGCGATGCCTACCGATTCTGTCAGCACATGCTGGAAACCGAGTTCGTCGCCATCACGCCCGGTCTCGATTTCGGTCGTTACCAGGCCGGGCACCATGTGCGATTCGCCTATACCCAGGCGCTGCCGGTGCTGGAGCAGGCGGTGGCGCGCATCGCCCGTGGCCTGCAGAGCTGGCGACCCTGA